The following coding sequences lie in one Cyanobacterium sp. Dongsha4 genomic window:
- the rbsK gene encoding ribokinase: protein MKKVIVFGSINMDLAVTVPYLPSRGETLTGNNFNLSGGGKGANQAIALSRLGINTELVGRVGNDEFGKQLKETLTDNKVNHDHVIVDDDHPTGVAVITIEASGDNQIIVVSGANGAVNEQDLANLESLLPSASYLLLQLEIPVWIIKEAIALAKKYNVAVILDPAPAVTLGEDIYTGLEIITPNLIEASQLVGYEVNNSETAQKAGDWFLDRGVKTVIITMGEKGVYCVTKEQKYWVSTPSVTVVDTVGAGDAFNAGLTTALIEGHSLPIAIQWGVINGSLSVTKSGAQSAFAHRHEFDQALFAI from the coding sequence ATGAAAAAGGTTATAGTCTTTGGTAGTATCAACATGGATTTAGCGGTCACTGTTCCTTATTTACCGTCTAGGGGTGAAACCTTAACAGGTAATAATTTTAATCTTAGCGGTGGTGGTAAAGGTGCTAATCAGGCGATCGCCCTCTCTCGTTTAGGAATAAATACAGAGTTAGTAGGCAGGGTAGGAAATGATGAGTTCGGCAAACAATTAAAAGAAACCTTAACGGATAATAAAGTAAACCATGACCACGTTATTGTTGATGATGACCACCCTACAGGAGTCGCAGTCATTACCATAGAAGCATCGGGAGATAATCAAATTATTGTGGTATCTGGTGCTAACGGTGCAGTTAATGAACAGGATTTAGCTAACCTTGAGTCTCTTTTACCCTCTGCTAGTTATTTATTATTACAATTAGAAATTCCTGTTTGGATAATTAAAGAAGCGATCGCCCTTGCCAAGAAATATAATGTAGCAGTAATATTAGACCCTGCACCAGCAGTAACATTAGGAGAAGATATTTATACAGGATTAGAGATAATTACACCTAATCTAATCGAAGCTAGTCAATTAGTAGGATACGAGGTAAATAACTCAGAAACAGCCCAGAAAGCAGGTGATTGGTTCTTAGATAGAGGAGTAAAAACAGTAATTATCACAATGGGAGAAAAAGGAGTATATTGTGTCACCAAAGAACAGAAATATTGGGTGAGTACACCATCAGTAACAGTGGTGGACACAGTAGGAGCAGGAGATGCTTTTAATGCGGGGCTAACAACAGCGTTAATAGAAGGTCACTCATTACCAATAGCAATACAATGGGGAGTGATTAACGGTAGTTTATCCGTTACCAAGTCAGGGGCGCAATCAGCTTTTGCTCATCGCCATGAATTTGACCAAGCACTCTTTGCAATATGA
- a CDS encoding GNAT family N-acetyltransferase — protein MQPEIIIGDYQQLKKECNLIRYRVFVLEQNVPETLELDDRDSVCIHLLLKLNNHYIGTGRIDLEQQGKIGRLAVLPSFRNKGYGQIILHNLELVARENQLNSVWLNAQKQSLNFYLKSGYTIISDEFLEANIPHLKMIKYFSY, from the coding sequence ATGCAACCAGAGATTATTATTGGTGATTATCAACAGTTAAAAAAAGAGTGTAATTTAATTCGTTATCGTGTTTTTGTTCTTGAGCAAAATGTTCCTGAAACTTTAGAATTAGATGATAGAGATTCAGTTTGTATTCATCTACTTTTAAAACTTAACAATCATTATATTGGCACAGGAAGAATTGATTTAGAACAACAAGGAAAAATAGGAAGGTTAGCGGTTTTACCATCTTTTAGAAATAAGGGTTATGGTCAAATTATTCTACATAATTTAGAGTTAGTAGCAAGAGAGAATCAATTAAATTCTGTCTGGCTTAACGCTCAAAAACAATCTCTTAATTTCTATTTAAAATCTGGTTATACCATTATCAGTGATGAATTTTTAGAAGCTAATATCCCTCATCTAAAAATGATTAAATACTTCTCTTATTAA
- a CDS encoding glutathione binding-like protein, which produces MIELYYWATPNGHKITIFLEEANLDYKIIPVNIAKGEQFNPDFLKISPNNRIPAIIDTEPTDKGESISIFESGAILLYLAQKTGQFLSSDIRQYTKTLEWLFWQVGGLGPMAGQNHHFGLYAPEKIPYAVDRYVKETNRLYGVLNKQLEGKDYIVGDYSIADMACYPWIVPYANQQQDITEFPHLEAWFKRMGEREAVMRAYKIAEQFKQPTVTEESRSILFGQTASIID; this is translated from the coding sequence ATGATTGAACTATATTATTGGGCAACCCCTAACGGACATAAAATAACCATCTTTTTAGAAGAAGCTAATCTTGATTACAAAATTATTCCTGTCAATATTGCCAAAGGAGAGCAATTTAACCCAGATTTCCTCAAAATATCTCCTAATAATCGTATTCCTGCCATTATCGACACTGAACCCACTGATAAGGGGGAATCCATTAGTATATTTGAGTCTGGGGCAATTTTACTCTATTTAGCACAGAAAACAGGTCAATTTCTATCTTCTGATATTAGACAATATACTAAAACTTTAGAGTGGTTATTCTGGCAGGTAGGCGGACTTGGACCAATGGCAGGGCAAAACCATCACTTTGGTTTATACGCTCCCGAAAAAATACCCTATGCAGTAGATCGCTATGTGAAAGAAACTAATCGATTATATGGGGTATTGAATAAACAATTAGAAGGAAAAGATTATATTGTAGGGGATTATTCCATTGCTGATATGGCTTGTTATCCTTGGATAGTACCTTATGCTAATCAACAACAGGATATAACAGAATTTCCCCATTTAGAAGCATGGTTTAAACGCATGGGAGAAAGAGAAGCGGTCATGAGAGCGTACAAAATAGCAGAACAATTTAAACAACCAACCGTTACTGAAGAAAGCCGAAGTATCCTCTTTGGACAAACAGCATCAATTATTGATTAA
- a CDS encoding HU family DNA-binding protein, translating into MSINQKELVKRIAKKINQKDEVVEEIVNATLEEVYECLKAQESVNLRNFGTFYIQGKRDSTVFKFNPSQRLRKLFGWSSTYKGDI; encoded by the coding sequence ATGTCAATTAATCAGAAAGAATTAGTAAAGCGTATTGCCAAAAAAATTAATCAAAAAGATGAGGTTGTGGAGGAAATTGTTAACGCTACCTTAGAAGAAGTATATGAGTGCTTAAAAGCTCAAGAAAGTGTTAATTTAAGAAACTTTGGCACATTTTACATTCAAGGAAAAAGGGATAGTACAGTGTTTAAATTCAATCCTTCTCAACGCCTACGAAAATTATTTGGTTGGTCATCTACTTATAAAGGAGATATATAA